The Buttiauxella selenatireducens genome has a window encoding:
- the dinI gene encoding DNA damage-inducible protein I, which yields MRIEVTIAKTTSLPPGAIDALANELSRRITQHYPENENHVQVRYAAANNLSVLGASKEDRDRISEILQETWESADDWFAAD from the coding sequence ATGCGTATTGAAGTCACTATTGCCAAAACTACATCTCTGCCACCAGGCGCTATCGACGCGCTTGCGAACGAACTTTCACGCCGAATAACTCAACACTATCCTGAAAACGAAAACCACGTTCAGGTGCGTTATGCTGCCGCTAATAACCTCTCGGTGTTAGGTGCCAGCAAAGAAGATCGCGATCGCATTAGCGAAATATTGCAAGAGACCTGGGAAAGCGCTGACGACTGGTTTGCTGCGGATTAA
- the bssS gene encoding biofilm formation regulator BssS has translation MEKNSDVIQTHPLVGWDISTVDSYDALMLRLHYLTSNTQKHDETEIGQTLWLTTDVARQFISILEAGIAKIESSDYQVSDYRKH, from the coding sequence ATGGAAAAAAATAGTGATGTTATCCAGACCCATCCCCTTGTTGGATGGGACATCAGTACCGTAGATAGCTACGACGCACTGATGCTTCGCCTGCACTACCTGACCTCCAATACGCAAAAGCACGACGAAACTGAAATCGGTCAAACGTTATGGCTGACCACGGATGTTGCCCGGCAATTTATATCAATTCTTGAAGCCGGCATTGCTAAGATTGAATCTAGTGATTACCAGGTAAGCGATTATCGTAAGCATTGA